In one Bacteroidota bacterium genomic region, the following are encoded:
- a CDS encoding putative sulfate/molybdate transporter, whose protein sequence is MKSLFSNSTTRLRFDRNELSGSFGDIGTDVPLIAGMIIACGLDTASTLVMFGLMQIATGLLYGLPMPVQPLKAMAVLMIAQKLDGSILYGGGLAIGVLMMVLTVTGLLEWLAKLIPKTVVRGIQFGLGLSLASLALKNYIVADATAGYVLAAISFIIALFLMGNRKYPAALFIIVTGFAYAFFFTIDFTTIAGGIGLALPGIHTPAMNDILQGLLLLALPQLPLSLSNSVIATRQTVSDFFPESPLTIKKIGLTYSIMNLVLPFFNGIPNCHGAGGLAGHYTFGARTGGSVIIYGSLYLVLGLFFSDSFTEVLKAFPLPILGVILLFESLSLMVLMKDITASKSDLFICLLVALMAFGLPHGYVIGLVVGTVVWYMMRKGILRKE, encoded by the coding sequence ATGAAGAGTTTATTCAGCAACTCAACAACACGCTTGCGCTTCGATCGCAACGAACTCTCCGGGAGCTTCGGCGATATCGGAACAGACGTTCCGCTCATCGCGGGAATGATCATCGCCTGCGGACTTGATACAGCGAGCACGCTGGTGATGTTCGGGCTTATGCAGATCGCGACAGGCCTTCTCTACGGACTGCCGATGCCCGTGCAACCGCTGAAAGCAATGGCAGTGTTGATGATCGCCCAGAAATTGGATGGCAGCATACTGTACGGCGGCGGACTTGCCATCGGTGTTCTGATGATGGTTTTGACCGTGACCGGCCTTCTGGAATGGCTGGCAAAGTTGATTCCCAAAACCGTTGTTCGAGGCATTCAATTCGGCCTCGGCCTGTCACTCGCTTCGCTTGCCCTCAAGAACTACATTGTTGCAGATGCCACAGCGGGCTACGTTCTGGCGGCAATCAGCTTCATCATCGCCCTTTTTTTGATGGGGAATAGAAAATATCCTGCCGCCTTGTTCATCATTGTGACGGGCTTCGCGTACGCGTTCTTCTTCACAATCGACTTCACGACAATTGCCGGAGGCATCGGGCTCGCGTTGCCGGGAATTCACACCCCGGCAATGAATGACATTCTTCAAGGACTTCTGTTGCTTGCGCTTCCACAGCTTCCGCTCTCACTCTCGAATTCCGTCATCGCAACGCGTCAAACAGTATCCGATTTTTTCCCCGAAAGCCCGTTGACCATCAAAAAGATCGGACTCACGTATTCGATCATGAATCTCGTTCTCCCCTTTTTCAACGGCATCCCGAACTGTCACGGAGCCGGCGGATTGGCTGGCCACTATACATTCGGAGCAAGAACAGGCGGCTCGGTGATCATCTACGGCTCGCTGTATCTGGTTCTCGGACTTTTTTTCAGCGATAGCTTCACGGAAGTGTTGAAAGCTTTTCCGTTACCAATTCTTGGTGTAATTCTTCTGTTTGAAAGTCTGTCATTGATGGTATTGATGAAGGATATCACGGCCTCGAAATCCGATCTCTTCATTTGCCTGCTCGTTGCACTCATGGCCTTCGGCCTGCCCCACGGATATGTGATCGGGCTTGTCGTGGGGACGGTTGTGTGGTATATGATGCGGAAAGGAATTCTTCGGAAGGAGTGA
- a CDS encoding GNAT family N-acetyltransferase, whose amino-acid sequence MHLISFNNSTDHHRDQMASLLVDAFARFESGWKNADSAQAEVGTFNAKDRLAWLALEGDTLVGWIGAIVCSKHLWELHPLAVHSDHQRKGIGKALVQRLEFEARQRGVSTIMLGTDDDFGGTSLYGKNLYPDVIGHLNTIQSVNNHPFEFYRALGYSIIGIIPDATGPGRHDILMAKRVS is encoded by the coding sequence ATGCATCTCATCTCCTTCAACAATTCAACCGACCATCACCGCGATCAGATGGCGTCGCTTCTTGTTGATGCGTTTGCCCGGTTTGAGTCGGGCTGGAAGAACGCCGACTCGGCGCAGGCGGAGGTCGGGACATTCAACGCGAAGGATCGTCTCGCCTGGCTTGCCCTTGAAGGCGATACTCTCGTCGGATGGATCGGGGCGATTGTCTGTTCGAAGCATTTGTGGGAATTACATCCGCTTGCGGTTCATTCCGATCATCAGCGGAAAGGAATCGGCAAGGCACTTGTCCAGCGACTTGAGTTCGAAGCACGGCAGCGGGGTGTTTCCACAATCATGCTCGGCACGGATGACGATTTCGGCGGCACGTCGCTGTACGGCAAAAACCTCTATCCCGATGTGATCGGGCATCTGAACACGATCCAATCCGTGAACAATCATCCGTTTGAATTTTATCGTGCCCTCGGCTACTCGATCATCGGCATTATTCCCGACGCCACCGGGCCGGGCCGCCACGACATATTAATGGCCAAGAGAGTCTCATAG
- a CDS encoding S8 family serine peptidase, with protein sequence MKRFLTSVLLFSSTGLLAGSKIDARLAEVLRFLPPDETTVAWIFFTDKGSQEIYKSAVPRSVVSPRSFLRRLKARPTETAVDYTDLPVEQRYIEQLAAHGISIRQTSKWFNGASVRGTKEQLAQIEALPFVRSIELLSRFRRDRIEEQQEIPTLLSSQPSTSGLATNFDYGLSFGQLNQINVPAVHTMGNYGQGVIIGSFDNGFRLLNHEAFDTLRTRIVATYDFVDKKISVVPNNPDPSFGAHGIVTLSALAGFKPGELIGPAFGASFILARTENDSSETPIEEDYWVAAIEWADSIGVDVTSTSLGYLTYDPPYTSWTWEDMDGNTTVITRAADMAVSKGIVVCNSAGNNGFNAARNTLNAPADGDSVLSIGAVNADGNRASFSSMGPTTSTPPRIKPDVMAQGSSVRCARPTDPTQYTYSGGTSLSCPLAAGVAALLIHAKPTAGPLEIMNALKETASNASSPNNQMGWGILNAHHAITSVRGSGTAPGTFVLYPNYPNPFNSGTTIRYDIGESSHVTLTVYNLLGQQVRTLFSNPETQGVKTAFWDGATNSGISAATGTYFYRLVVITSSGTSYAETRNLTLLR encoded by the coding sequence ATGAAACGGTTCTTGACATCCGTTCTCCTCTTCTCATCAACAGGCCTGTTGGCGGGCAGCAAGATTGACGCCCGTCTTGCAGAAGTTCTTCGATTTCTTCCACCCGACGAAACGACTGTCGCGTGGATCTTTTTCACGGACAAGGGTTCGCAGGAAATCTACAAATCCGCTGTACCCCGGTCGGTTGTTTCTCCCCGGTCTTTTTTGAGAAGATTGAAGGCCCGCCCGACGGAAACGGCGGTTGACTATACAGATCTCCCGGTCGAACAGCGTTATATTGAACAGCTTGCCGCTCATGGTATTTCGATCCGTCAGACATCGAAGTGGTTCAACGGCGCAAGCGTACGTGGGACGAAAGAACAGCTTGCACAGATTGAAGCTCTTCCGTTCGTCCGAAGCATTGAATTGCTTTCACGGTTCAGGAGAGATCGCATTGAAGAACAGCAGGAAATACCAACCCTGCTGTCATCCCAACCATCGACTTCCGGTTTGGCAACGAATTTTGATTACGGATTGTCGTTCGGCCAGTTGAATCAGATCAACGTACCGGCCGTTCACACCATGGGCAATTACGGGCAGGGAGTTATCATTGGATCGTTTGACAACGGGTTCCGTCTGCTCAATCACGAGGCATTCGACACGCTGCGGACACGCATCGTTGCCACGTATGATTTTGTTGACAAGAAGATCAGCGTTGTGCCGAACAATCCCGATCCCTCATTCGGTGCACATGGCATTGTCACGCTTTCGGCGCTTGCCGGCTTCAAGCCGGGCGAGTTGATTGGGCCGGCGTTCGGCGCAAGCTTCATTCTCGCACGAACGGAAAACGACAGCAGCGAAACACCGATCGAAGAAGACTATTGGGTCGCGGCTATCGAGTGGGCGGACAGCATCGGAGTAGATGTTACATCAACTTCGCTCGGATATCTCACCTACGATCCGCCCTATACAAGCTGGACGTGGGAAGATATGGATGGCAACACCACGGTAATTACCCGCGCGGCCGACATGGCGGTGAGCAAGGGCATCGTGGTGTGCAATTCGGCGGGCAACAACGGCTTTAACGCGGCACGCAACACGCTAAACGCCCCGGCTGATGGCGATAGTGTTCTCTCAATCGGAGCGGTAAATGCCGACGGCAACCGGGCCAGCTTCAGTTCCATGGGCCCGACAACCAGCACTCCCCCACGCATCAAGCCCGATGTGATGGCTCAAGGTTCGTCGGTGCGTTGCGCCAGGCCGACTGATCCGACACAATACACGTACTCCGGCGGAACATCCCTCTCTTGCCCGCTTGCCGCAGGCGTCGCCGCCCTGCTGATTCACGCGAAACCGACAGCAGGCCCGCTCGAAATTATGAACGCACTGAAGGAAACTGCCAGCAACGCAAGCTCTCCGAACAATCAAATGGGGTGGGGAATCTTGAATGCCCACCACGCGATCACAAGTGTCCGTGGATCCGGCACCGCGCCCGGTACGTTTGTGTTGTACCCGAACTATCCTAATCCGTTCAATTCGGGAACAACAATCCGTTACGATATCGGAGAATCGAGCCACGTAACGTTGACTGTCTACAACCTTCTCGGGCAGCAAGTCAGAACCCTGTTCAGCAATCCTGAGACACAAGGTGTGAAGACTGCATTTTGGGATGGAGCAACCAACAGCGGCATTTCCGCGGCAACCGGAACATACTTTTACAGGCTCGTGGTAATTACATCGTCGGGTACATCCTACGCTGAAACACGTAACCTGACGTTACTCAGATGA
- a CDS encoding S8 family peptidase, whose amino-acid sequence MMKIARLLASLVSVVMFSLPGFAADKTGPKLTAAFTALNDNDQILAWVFFTDKGSREHLRSAVPLDVVSPRSIQRRLKVRAANNVVDYTDLPVEQQYVEQIAQQVVLVRQQSKWFNAVSVLATKAQLRNIESLPFVSSLELLYRAKTNRELEQEIPDTDSPEGHGGGGGNQIYSFNYGTSLNQNQQINVPALHDIGNFAQDVIVGVFDNGFRLLTHQAFDTLRPRIIGTYDYVDKKVSVVPNNPSSSFGSHGVNTLSTIGGFREGQLIGPAFGATFILARTENDSSETPFEEDNWAAAIEWADSLGVEVTSTSLGYNTYDPPYPSWTWQDMNGNTTVITRAADMAVSKGIVVLNSAGNSGSSSVNTLGAPADGDSVLAIGAVTSSGTRSSFSSVGPTTSVPPRIKPDVMAQGSSVRVASATNATGYGSSSGTSFSCPLAAGVAALIVKARPNATPVQIGDAMRSTASNASSPNNLMGWGIINAVAAINALPLTSVDNRETQPDGFMLEQNYPNPFNPATTIRFTLPANGLATLKVFDVLGREVATLLNNDMQAGTHQLTLDASNFSSGTYFYKLQSGSNVAVKKLMVVK is encoded by the coding sequence ATGATGAAGATTGCTCGCCTATTGGCATCACTTGTTAGTGTCGTGATGTTCTCACTACCCGGGTTTGCGGCAGACAAGACGGGCCCGAAACTTACCGCGGCGTTCACCGCCTTGAACGACAACGATCAGATTCTCGCGTGGGTGTTTTTTACCGATAAAGGATCGAGGGAACATCTCCGCTCAGCAGTGCCGCTCGATGTCGTGTCGCCCCGTTCAATTCAGCGTCGGTTGAAAGTCAGGGCTGCGAACAATGTTGTGGATTACACAGATCTTCCCGTTGAGCAGCAGTACGTTGAACAGATTGCGCAGCAGGTAGTACTGGTCCGGCAACAATCAAAGTGGTTCAATGCCGTAAGTGTGCTTGCAACCAAAGCCCAGCTTCGAAACATTGAATCTCTCCCCTTCGTGAGCAGCCTCGAATTGCTGTACCGGGCAAAAACCAACCGTGAACTCGAACAAGAGATTCCGGATACCGACTCGCCGGAGGGTCATGGTGGTGGTGGCGGAAACCAGATTTACAGTTTCAACTACGGGACATCGCTCAACCAGAATCAACAAATTAACGTCCCGGCTTTGCATGACATTGGGAATTTTGCCCAAGACGTGATCGTCGGGGTGTTTGATAACGGATTCCGGTTGCTCACGCATCAGGCGTTCGACACGCTACGCCCGCGTATTATCGGAACATATGACTATGTCGATAAGAAAGTGAGCGTTGTCCCCAACAATCCAAGCTCGAGCTTCGGCTCGCACGGAGTCAACACGCTTTCTACGATAGGCGGATTCAGAGAGGGGCAACTTATTGGCCCGGCGTTCGGGGCAACGTTTATTCTTGCCAGAACAGAGAATGACAGCAGCGAGACTCCGTTTGAAGAGGACAACTGGGCCGCGGCAATTGAATGGGCGGATAGTCTCGGCGTTGAGGTGACCAGCACGTCGCTCGGCTACAATACATACGATCCGCCCTACCCGAGTTGGACATGGCAGGATATGAACGGTAACACCACCGTTATCACCCGCGCGGCAGATATGGCAGTCAGCAAGGGCATCGTCGTGTTGAACTCAGCCGGAAATTCCGGAAGCTCAAGCGTCAACACTCTTGGTGCACCCGCCGATGGTGACAGCGTTCTGGCAATCGGGGCAGTGACATCGAGCGGAACCAGGTCGAGTTTCAGTTCGGTCGGGCCGACGACGAGCGTTCCGCCGCGTATCAAGCCGGATGTGATGGCTCAAGGTTCGAGTGTAAGAGTAGCAAGCGCAACAAATGCGACGGGGTATGGAAGCTCATCAGGAACATCCTTCTCCTGCCCGCTCGCGGCCGGTGTTGCGGCTCTAATTGTGAAGGCCCGCCCGAACGCCACGCCTGTGCAAATCGGCGATGCAATGCGTTCGACGGCAAGCAACGCTTCATCCCCCAACAATCTGATGGGTTGGGGAATTATCAATGCGGTTGCTGCTATCAATGCCCTGCCCCTGACAAGTGTCGACAACCGGGAAACTCAACCGGATGGTTTCATGCTCGAACAGAATTACCCGAATCCGTTCAACCCGGCAACAACAATCCGGTTTACACTTCCTGCAAACGGATTGGCAACACTGAAAGTGTTTGATGTATTGGGACGTGAAGTTGCCACACTTCTGAACAATGATATGCAGGCAGGCACTCACCAGCTGACACTCGATGCGAGCAATTTTTCCTCCGGCACATACTTCTACAAACTACAGTCCGGCAGCAACGTTGCTGTCAAGAAACTGATGGTCGTAAAATAA
- a CDS encoding VCBS repeat-containing protein, which produces MRTYSFALTILLVFVCLSANSQTTFTDVTATAGTGLGDGTARGFSWVDFDNDGLLDLFIPTAGNVPNKVYKNNGDGTFSEIAAALGLNDMANTITCSWADFDNDGDLDLITTATAAATVLWRNNFFPGGDTSFTNITASSGIAMSGAQMPAWADYNLDGFLDVYSPISNSSVSSDALYRNNGDATFTNMADSAGVNHQVSGILEQAVHWGDFNKDGYADLFIGNLQTGGPSFFHRNNGDGTFTEIAASLGFQGAARGSQWVDYNNDGLWDYSVAGYAGGTNAVPVKLYRNNGDGTFTDAAAQAGITDAVISWGVTWADFDNDGYEDFFVTVSGQSTSCLLYKNNGDGTFTNVTSQAGLPAFAQLSAAWGDYDNDGDMDLYTSGAASAGNHLFRNNSDTTNKWLKVNLAGSTANRFGVGAQIEVYAGSLRMMREVNTAIGYRSQNMLTAHFGLAGNTLVDSVVVRWPNQQQTRTVQRNVHANQVLTLTEIPSQHVEELNSPLMWRLKQNYPNPFNPSTQITFTIPAPGSVRLRVFDILGKEVAVLVHETKAAGTYTVSWNAKALGSGVYFYRLEGSGVVLAKKMQLLK; this is translated from the coding sequence ATGCGTACGTATTCCTTTGCTTTGACAATTCTTCTGGTTTTCGTTTGTCTGTCTGCAAACAGTCAAACAACCTTTACAGATGTGACTGCAACTGCGGGAACCGGCTTGGGGGACGGTACTGCACGCGGATTCAGTTGGGTGGATTTTGACAATGACGGCTTGCTCGATTTGTTCATTCCAACAGCGGGAAATGTTCCCAACAAAGTTTATAAAAACAACGGCGACGGGACGTTTTCGGAAATCGCTGCCGCTCTCGGTCTGAACGATATGGCGAATACAATCACCTGCTCGTGGGCTGATTTTGATAATGACGGCGACCTTGATCTCATCACAACAGCTACGGCGGCAGCGACCGTGTTGTGGCGAAACAACTTCTTCCCTGGCGGCGACACTTCATTCACCAACATCACGGCAAGTTCGGGCATTGCAATGAGCGGAGCACAAATGCCTGCATGGGCCGATTACAATTTGGATGGATTTCTTGATGTGTATTCTCCTATTTCAAACTCCTCTGTCTCATCGGATGCGTTGTATCGGAACAACGGCGACGCCACGTTCACGAATATGGCCGACAGTGCAGGAGTAAATCACCAGGTTTCCGGAATCCTCGAACAGGCGGTTCATTGGGGTGACTTCAACAAGGATGGCTACGCTGATTTATTTATCGGGAATTTGCAGACTGGCGGACCCAGCTTCTTCCATCGCAACAATGGCGACGGCACATTCACAGAGATCGCTGCTTCACTCGGATTTCAGGGTGCGGCACGCGGCTCACAGTGGGTTGATTACAATAATGACGGCTTGTGGGACTACTCGGTTGCAGGATACGCGGGAGGAACGAATGCCGTTCCGGTCAAGCTCTACCGCAACAACGGCGACGGGACTTTCACTGACGCGGCAGCCCAGGCAGGGATCACGGATGCCGTTATTTCTTGGGGAGTGACGTGGGCGGATTTCGATAATGACGGATATGAGGATTTCTTTGTTACCGTGTCAGGACAAAGTACTTCGTGCCTGCTCTATAAGAATAACGGAGACGGCACGTTTACGAATGTTACATCGCAGGCCGGACTTCCCGCCTTCGCTCAACTCAGCGCAGCATGGGGCGATTATGATAATGATGGGGATATGGATCTGTACACATCGGGCGCTGCCTCGGCGGGCAACCATCTCTTCAGAAACAACTCCGACACGACAAACAAATGGCTGAAGGTGAATCTGGCAGGCTCGACTGCCAATCGGTTTGGTGTCGGTGCCCAAATTGAAGTGTACGCAGGCTCGCTTCGCATGATGCGTGAAGTAAACACGGCAATCGGATACCGTTCACAGAATATGCTGACTGCTCACTTCGGACTTGCCGGCAACACGCTTGTGGATTCCGTTGTTGTACGTTGGCCGAACCAGCAGCAAACCAGAACTGTTCAGAGGAATGTTCATGCCAATCAAGTTCTTACGCTGACAGAAATCCCCAGCCAGCATGTTGAAGAACTAAACAGCCCGTTAATGTGGCGCCTTAAGCAAAACTATCCCAATCCCTTCAATCCTTCGACGCAAATCACGTTTACTATACCTGCCCCAGGCAGTGTCCGGCTGAGAGTATTCGATATTCTTGGAAAGGAAGTTGCGGTATTGGTTCATGAAACAAAGGCAGCGGGAACTTATACAGTTTCATGGAACGCGAAAGCTCTCGGAAGCGGTGTTTATTTCTATCGGTTGGAAGGCAGCGGTGTTGTTCTGGCAAAAAAAATGCAGTTGTTAAAATAA